AGTGGCCAATGACTCTCTGGTATGTCACTGCAGCCTTGTCGCTGATTGTTACTAATGATTTTGAGTAGGTGTTCACTTGGCCTGGTGTGACTGAGGAgtctcttgttgagaagcctTTTCATGTCTACGATGAAGAGTTTTACGACGTCATCGGAAAGGACCCCTCTTTGACCCTCATCGCAACATCGGACACCGACCCAATCTTCCATGAGGCTGTCGTATGGTATCCTCCTACTGAAGAGGTCTTCTTTGTCCAGAATGCTGGCGCTCCCGCTGCTGGCACTGGCTTGAACAAGTCTTCCATCATTCAGAAGATTTCCCTCAAGGAGGCCGACGAGGTccgcaagggcaagaaggatgaggtcaaggtcgCGGTTGTTGACTCAAACCCTCAGGTCATCAACCCCAATGGTATGTCAGCCTAGCGATCCGCATTGAATGTCGACTAATTTTCTGCCTCAGGTGGCACTTACTACAAGGGCAACATCATCTTTGCTGGTGAGGGCCAAGGCGACGATGTTCCCTCCGCCCTGTACCTGATGAACCCTCTCCCTCCTTACAACACCACCAGTGAGTCGCAAACATACTCAAGCGATAATATTTGAAGCTAACCCGAGTCagccctcctcaacaactACTTTGGTCGCCAGTTCAACTCCCTCAACGACGTCGGTATCAACCCCAGGAACGGTGACTTGTACTTCACCGATACCCTCTATGGATACCTCCAGGACTTCCGTCCTGTTCCTGGTCTGCGAAACCAAGTCTATCGTTACAACTTTGACACCGGCGCCGTCACTGTCGTCGCTGATGACTTTACCCTTCCTAACGGTATGTCTTTTCGTAATGGTAGAGTCCACGCAACTAATATTGATCAGGTATTGGCTTTGGCCCCGACGGCAAGAAGGTCTATGTCACCGACACTGGTATCGCTCTTGGCTTTTACGGCCGCAACCTCTCTTCACCCGCCTCTGTTTACTCCTTCGATGTAAACCAGGACGGTACTCTCCAGAACCGCAAGACCTTTGCTTACGTCGCGTCTTTCATCCCCGATGGTAAGTCTCCTCTGGCCCGCTGCAATGTCATGTACTGACTCCTCCAGGTGTTCATACCGACTCCAAGGGCCGTGTTTATGCCGGTTGCGGCGATGGTGTCCACGTCTGGAACCCTTCGGGCAAGCTAATCGGCAAGATCTACACCGGTACTGTTGCTGCTAACTTCCAGTTTGCCGGCAAGGGAAGGATGATTATTACTGGACAGACCAAGTTGTTCTATGTTACTTTAGGGGCTTCGGGTCCCAAGCTCTATGATTAGATATGTTCGCCTCTCTATACTTGGATAGATAATACATGGCATTTACATTTATCGCGACAATCCAACCAGCGCTATGGTCCTCAACTTGTCGTATCTTGTTAGAAGCCTTGTGGGAGCATATTCTACATCGTCGAAACTCAAGAGTGTATAAAGGGTTTCTGAGTCGGAATAGCCATACTGCTACAGTTCAATCAACCCGAATCTTTCAGCTTCGAAGAATCAGATCATGGATGCATTTTTACACATTTGTAGAaggcctcaatctcatctgaGCCAATGAGCCTATAGTACTTAGGCCCAGCTGAAACCTGCATATATACGttagaaatattatctaattaattcGCGACTCTGCGCTTTCCAGATTTCATTCAACCCTTTGCTGTTTAGTCTCTCAATCCAATCAAACATTAATTGAAACCCAAGGAGTTAGGGCGTAAGATTTATCAACTGCGGTTACAACTCCAGCCTATAGCACGCCATGGTTCACGACGAACCCGGAACAGCTCCGATCGAGCCCTGCACAGGTACTGAAATGGAGACTACCATCATGTATTTCAACCTCAAGGCGCAAAACGAGACCGACGACACTGCCACGATGGCCAACAATTGTTATGCGAGTACTACCTGGAAGACACGACTTCAACCCGAGGACTCAGCAGGATATGCATGCAGGTGGATGTATGACATTGATTCCAGTCTAATTGAGAAGTAGGCTTATCAACCGCAGCCATATGGCAACCAATCACTATACATTCGGGGAGTTTGTGGCAAGTGAGATCCCAATTCATCTTGATCGTATTGCTGACTGTCCTTGCTACTTAGACTATAGtccatgaccttcttgaccacAAGCCCAATGACCGCGGCAAAATTCTCTCTAGACTAAGAACAGTCCCGAGACGACATGAGACCAAGAGCTCGCAAGGGCCGAGCCTTCGGCCTGTATTTGTGGCTCTCTATGACGAATATCAGACAGAGAATCTGATAGGGATACCTGACTTGGAACAAGACAAGTGTGATCTTCCAGCGTTCGTCTCAATCCCGACAATCCATTTTCATACTCTGGACTCTCAATCATTTCCTGAGAACCCCTATCATGTGAAATCTCTACTTCAGTATCACTATAGGTTTAGGATGCACAATAAAACCGATCAGAAATCCGAGTTTGACCATTCTTCGATACTCGATGGCATTCGTTCTCGTGTCCGAGAGATGTGGTGCTTGGCACTTGATAGCAGTATGTCGACGCCATATATGTTATCTAATACTCATCATATTCCTAGAAAATCTCATTACCGTATCTTAGCTTCGGGCAACCAGTATCTGGCCAATATTGAGTACAGGGGCACGTTACAGCCAACGGATGACAGCAGCACTGCGGATTGCCATGCCTGAGTACATCCAGAAAGGCGTGAGCCTGCTTCAAAAGAAATTGGAAAGCCTAAAAGCTTCAAAAGGGGGTAAAATAGTGGCCGTGTTGgtggttcttcttggaatCATTGGACAAGTCTTTTCAGCTGTCGTACCTGGAGGCTGGCTACTGGACGGGCTGTTCCGAAAAGTTGAGAAACACATTTTGGGACTCGATTTCATGGAACTAATAAGGTTCGCTTCGTTTATGCTCGTGTTTTCTCGATCCGATAAGGTAAGTGTTGGGGAACAGGTTCATTCTACTGGGACTTTCTAATACCAACGCTACTTAGaacaagacgaagacgatgaacaGAATGAATGACTGGGTCTTTAGTCCACTGAGGACATTCCTTGCATTTTCGGCGGGGCGCTACGATGGAAAGCCCGTTCGGAATTTGAGCGCTTTGGATGAACACATGAACCATTGGATTGAGGTTGAAAGAACAACATGAGGCCAGGCAGAGGCCTCTGAAGAGGTTGCGCAAGCTCTTCGTAACTTATTGTCAATCGCCATTCGTTTCACCATGAACTTTCATCTTAGTCCTGACCGAGACATATTCCAGCTGGATCGACCAAGTTTGTGGAGAAGGATAATGAACTACATCCGTCACGACTCCAAAGCAACATCAGCGAAGACTGAACTCTTATACAAGCCCAGTTTAAGGGCCCAAAGTCCCGAAActcttcaagatctggaagatGAACTAACGGCAGCCATTTCAAACATTGATAGACATCATGGCACCGCACAGTCGGAGCTTCAGGCCTCCAgagatgacgagaacaagaacatGTTAAGCGGTATACAAAGCTTCGGAGATAACCTGTCCCTCGGTTGTCTGCTTCGTATGTGCACAATATCAACTCCCACTCGGTTCTCCATAACCTCACAGGACATCACGGATATGTTTTCCAGAAGAATATCCCGTCTTGTAAGTCTCCCACTACGAGCTTCTATGTTTAATGATTGTATACAAACATGCTCATGTCTGATAGGAATGGCTTATCCAATCTAACACGTATTAGGTATGCATTGCGATAGATCGAGCAAAACGGTTCTAGGTAGGGCTAAACTAACAACCATGGCACTCGTGGCGGAATATACATGACTGGCGCACATCGAAATCGCCGATCTACACCATATCCAGTCTCATGTTTTATTCCTTGCCTAGCGTGGTAAGGGGCATCACGTCAGTCACCCCAGAttcatcaatcatcaagGTTGCCAAGCTTCGTCCCTGGCTAGGCTATCTCCCCTGCCCTGCATCCGCCAAAGGAGGCCACATCACCGAACATCTGCACATTCCGTCTAGGCTCAATAACGTTCCACGTTGCAGGGAAGCGGTAATGAGATACCAAAGCAAGTTTAGTTCTCTCGGCTGCTTCGAGTTCCCGGCCACATCAGATGGAGTAGGTGATGCTAGTCTTCTGCTCTTTGAGGACCAAGCGGATTAAAGTGTAGAGCGCATCAAGTATGCGGGCCAGTCTTTGTTACCCTTTCGACGCGCAACTATTCCGCCGAAACCACCGAGCGTGCATCATACCCCTTAGCCTTACACCCGTCCACCTTCAGGGCAAAATTCCATCCGCTGGTGGCGCTTCAGCTCTACCCTATTTGACACACAAGGCCGATAGTTACCTCTTTGGGCTTCTCCCACCTCAGTTGCGCCTTGATATCTCACGTCGCACTATTGGAACCTGGCATGATGCTGATCAAACTGTCTTGCGGGCGCTCATACAAGCTTTTATTCAGTCGGTCGTCCGTGGCCGTGGCATTAGCTTGTAGGCGTTCTCAAGTCTACCACTTGCTCTCCTGATTCCAGCTTGTGGATACCACCGAAGGCAACACAGACCCGGATGCCCTCGATCGAAGGGTATTTAGTATGCTTCGCCATCGGCTCATAGTTGGAAGCCCAATAAGCAATCTTGATAGCGACATGCCAAAACACCGGACTCGAAACTCAGGCACCGACCGGCTTCTCGGCACATCTCCATTAATACCAGCATTTATCGCCCACTTGAGACGCCGATCTATGATCAACATTCACCTCAAAGCCCCTGAAGTAGACATGGCTACTacttgacagcctcagagCTCGAGTTGCTTCTTATCTACTAAGCTAGCTTGGGTTGACCGAAGCGCTGAAGCCGGCCTTTTTGATGTGTATGTCTCCAAACTCCATGCCACTCGGCAGCTGGTCCCTTCCATTAGCCGTAAAGCTGCTCAAGCAAGAGATAATAACATTGATCATCTCAAGGACTGGAATCTGGGATAGAGAACAAATTCTCTAAGTTCAAGTTGCCCTTCATGCTTAATCGAGAGTCCGAAGCCCTATTCCTTGGACAGCGGTCTCATAGTCAAGATGATGCCGAAAGCTGCGGCCCCGCTACCTATGGCATGATGCGCTATTGGCAGTAGCTCGGCAGTATATGGGTAAGGTTTGCTGTAGTAGATATTGATGCAGCGAGCCGTGATACAATTTTAGCATGTAGAATTGTCATCTTTCTAAGAAAAGGCAGTAGGTTGCAACTGGCACTGCAAATACCCACTGTCTGTTCATCGGCTGTGATGCCGGTGCCAACAAAGAAAAGGGCCATGCCCGATCTAGGGCCTATGAATATTGCTTGATTGAGTTGCAATGTCGTGGTAGCGCGGTAACCAGCACTGAGAGGCCGAGGATCTTAGGAATCGTTGTCAAGGTCAGATTTCGGAAAGTCTCCGGCCGGGATATAAGCTTCTCCGGAATTCTGGTCGAGAGATGAGCCTGTATATTAGCTACCTGCAGTAACTAGAGACTTAATGACACGTGAGGATCTGAAGCCTCCCGATTTGCGGGAATTGGTTATTCCGGACCTTGGTGTTCATGCCGCAACACCAAGGCCCactctcaaactcatcccTATACCCATCTGAATACCCTCACGTTATGAGCTTGAGGCCATGGGACCGCGCATAACTAGCCAATCGGGTGTTCGGGTATCAACACAAACCGAAACATCGTATTTTGTCAATGAAGAGCCAGGTATACGTAAGCCACGATGACACGTTGGTGCAGATCGTACTGGTGAAACATTAGCTTGAACACCCTCCAAAGCTTAAGTCGTTTGACAGGAATCACATCTGCACGGTAAAGTTCAAATTGCCCCTACAATGAGTAAGGAAAGGGCCAACACGACTCTCCCGTATAGGGTGCGGCTTGCTCTAGCCTCATATGGTCATTGTAACCGTGTCGCTTGATGCCATAACTATAGCCTCACTTCAAAACCAGCGGCAAAGAGGCATTTTCAAGGCGGTCTGAATCGTCTTCGGCTATATTTCCCGGTAAAATACTGTTCCTCCCCACATTAGTGAGTCGGTGTGATGTCGTGCCCCATGTCAGGAACAAACCTTATTGACGGTCCCTAATAAAACCGTGAATTATGTCTGCGTATTGCCATGCGAGCTTTCTAGCCACCTTGCTGCGTGATCCACATTACCCACTTGATGTCTCCCGTACATCGACGAGCTTGGCCAATAACAATAATTACGAACAGAAATGATAGAAACCTGAAAGCTTAACATCCACTCCAGCAACTGAACTCATGGCTTGCAAGGGACTAAAGTGGATACTCCGATATGAAGCTCTTCGTGTTGACGACGTTGCTTATGGGTGATTTAAGCTTTCCCAAGCTTGAATATGTCTCAGCTGCAGTCCAATGGCCTACACCTACTTTCACATCGCCTGAGGCCCGTCGAAGCTTTGGACCTGAACTGAATTATGTATGCATCCTTGAATGCAATGAGCTCTTTGGCTgcttactttatttcttatatgAGAAATTTGACGTCTTACTGActtctatattattacttattcAGCCAGCAATAATTGTTATTACTAGATAGTGATATGTGATTTGGTAGTCTATTATGAATTGTAATAATTGAATTGTTACGTTTTAAGCTTTGTAGGGTGGAGCTAGAAGCGCTTTCAGAAGGCTTTTAGTTCTCTATTTGTATCTGCCGATAAATTACTAGTCAAACTACAgaatttaagtttaataacaCTATTAGCCCCATTTAAGATACTACCTttgataaagatattaacttaaagtcCTAacatttaaatataaaagagtgTTCGAGTCAAGTTACTGCTACTAAATCTTTATTTCAGACTTCATCTCATAGCCTGCAATTACTTCAATTTATTAGATAAACAACCTACACAATGAAGctgactcttctcttcttccttccagTAGCTCTGGCTGCGGTAAGTGATTATGTTCTGAGAGTTGAGATTTatctaatattaatagaattgCTGGCCTCCCGCTCCGAATGCGGGCGATTCTGGTCGTTGCTACTGGGGTACAAGCGCCTTTGCTGCTTGCGCTGCAGTATGTATTTCCCCCCTCGCCAACGAGCTTTGCTAATATTGATGGTTTCTCATAGAGCTCTCCATGCACTGGCAACGGAAAACCATGCACACTTCTTGGAGGCGGAGTTGCAAGCTGCACATAAGGAGTTCAGGGGTTAGTTTGGCGTATAGgatttaatctatatattagCACTTAGAGCCTATCTCCTTAAAGGCTATAATGTCATGAGAATATTACACGCATTACACTCCCTTCGCTTATCTTCCGAAAAGTACACCCCATCTTAGTCATTGTCTGTCTCATGTCCAAATGCACATCACTCACATCTCATGTCTCGAATTCGTCGCATCCAGTTCAACAGGAGGATActgcggcggcggcgaaCCATAAGCCAAAACTGATCCCGCGTTCTTCGTATCCTCCTTCGTCTCCAGCTCAGCAGCCTGCGGCGTtgccctttttcttctcctccagagATACAACGCCGCTCCAATAATCGCAAGCCCAACTACTCCAACCCCAGCTCCAATGCCAGCTTTAGCACCCGTCGATAGTCCCCCGCTGGAAGATGAGTATGAGAATGATTCACCTGTACCAGTCTCAGCCGGTGCCGAATCTGTTTTTGTAGATCCTGTTGAACCAGATGACAAGCTTAGATCTTTTTCGCGATAGTTGAGCTGGATCATTGGTGCGAAGATGGTTATCCCATCTAGAGATACTGTGCTGGTTTCATCTGTTACAGTCGCTGGAAGTGTGAGCCAATTGAGAACGGTCTTTTGGTTCGAGCATGATGCTACTTGTAATGATCCTCTGGAAGCGATGGTTGTGCACGTTTGTGGCCCGCCGGGTTGCGCACAGGTGTATCCGCTGTTGCCGTCAGTTCTCGACCAAAGACTAAGTCAGAAGACCCTTACGATGGACAGCATCCTATCACCCTCTCGTCATCTTGTATCGAGAACTGAAAATTGAAGTTTCCAGTCTCTGGGCCCGTCGCGGTACATGCTTTTTCGTAGCCTTGAGGACACTCGAATGCGGGAGAGTAGAAGCCCCAGCCATTCACCGCATTTCCAGCCGAGATAAATGATTTTCGCGGTGGCCAACAGTCTGTATCGTCTAGTACGCCTTGCTACGAGGTTCTGTCAGATCTCGTTCGACGCGTCAAGGAAAGATTGGCCTACCGTGTTGTCCTTGTTATTCCCGCACGTCTGACCTTGCCAGGCATTCGTGCATGTCGTGCAATCGGTCACTGGCACAGTACATCGATCAGGGTACTTCCACTCTGTTGTGAGAGGACCCAAATTCGTTCGCGCGCTCGGCATAGCGGTCGTGTTATCGATGTTTTTGTGGAGGATAAAAGAGGCGAGACGAGATCTTCAGGTCAAGAAATGGCGAAAGATAAAAGAATTGACCAAGGAGAGAAATCAGAACGGCTCATCCCATCCGTCATCCCTGTTAGTTCCGTCTTACTGCATCACACCTGTTTCCCTTTTGAGGCGCTACAGGCTTACTTGcgtccagctcatcaacggtGTAGCCAATAAACAGCATTGTTTCTGATTTCAAGCTTTTCTGCCCAGTAATAGCCAACGAAAgctgtcatcatcacaaGGATTGCAAGGGCGTTGCCGTTCTGGTGAAATTATGGCCCCCAAATGCCGAAAGGATTTGGACAACCTTGCAGATACAAAACCACATGGCTGAGTTATGTTGGCTATGTCTCCC
This DNA window, taken from Fusarium fujikuroi IMI 58289 draft genome, chromosome FFUJ_chr11, encodes the following:
- a CDS encoding probable lactonohydrolase, giving the protein MPSTISVLAAGVLVPVLGAVAAKLPSTAQIIDQKSFNVLKDVPPPAVANDSLVFTWPGVTEESLVEKPFHVYDEEFYDVIGKDPSLTLIATSDTDPIFHEAVVWYPPTEEVFFVQNAGAPAAGTGLNKSSIIQKISLKEADEVRKGKKDEVKVAVVDSNPQVINPNGGTYYKGNIIFAGEGQGDDVPSALYLMNPLPPYNTTTLLNNYFGRQFNSLNDVGINPRNGDLYFTDTLYGYLQDFRPVPGLRNQVYRYNFDTGAVTVVADDFTLPNGIGFGPDGKKVYVTDTGIALGFYGRNLSSPASVYSFDVNQDGTLQNRKTFAYVASFIPDGVHTDSKGRVYAGCGDGVHVWNPSGKLIGKIYTGTVAANFQFAGKGRMIITGQTKLFYVTLGASGPKLYD